One genomic segment of Salinigranum rubrum includes these proteins:
- a CDS encoding CPBP family intramembrane glutamic endopeptidase has translation MSVSLGEASSPLRSVAVAVAVAIVGIVAGTALVFGSITAVRASGVRITPLGFIVASLVLLQGVAFGGVALGYLRYRGLTADYLGVRVPSLPEVGAVVVGYVTAIGVAITGAIVVTAAGIQAGSNQAAELGAENPEVLLLLIPASLLIIGPGEELLFRGVVQNRLRETFDAVPGIVIASAIFAAIHFVALSGGAGARLVSIVVLFFPSLVFGAVYEYSKNLVVPALVHGIYNATLFTLLYVAIQFGGSQPM, from the coding sequence ATGTCCGTCTCCCTCGGTGAGGCGTCGTCCCCGTTGCGTTCCGTCGCCGTTGCGGTGGCCGTCGCTATCGTCGGAATCGTCGCCGGGACCGCGCTGGTGTTCGGCTCTATCACGGCAGTGCGGGCCAGCGGCGTCCGGATCACGCCGCTCGGGTTCATCGTCGCCTCGCTCGTCCTCCTGCAGGGCGTCGCCTTCGGCGGAGTCGCCCTCGGCTATCTCCGGTATCGCGGCCTCACGGCCGACTACCTCGGCGTTCGGGTCCCCTCCCTGCCCGAGGTCGGCGCGGTCGTCGTCGGCTACGTCACCGCCATCGGCGTCGCCATCACCGGCGCCATCGTCGTCACCGCCGCGGGTATCCAGGCCGGGTCGAACCAGGCCGCCGAACTCGGCGCGGAGAACCCCGAGGTGCTCTTGCTCCTCATCCCCGCCTCGCTTCTCATCATCGGTCCGGGCGAGGAACTCCTGTTCAGAGGGGTGGTCCAGAACCGCCTGCGGGAGACGTTCGACGCCGTCCCGGGCATCGTCATCGCCAGCGCCATCTTCGCCGCCATCCACTTCGTCGCGCTCTCGGGCGGTGCCGGCGCCCGCCTCGTCTCCATCGTCGTCCTCTTCTTCCCGAGCCTGGTGTTCGGCGCCGTCTACGAGTACTCGAAGAACCTCGTCGTGCCGGCGCTGGTCCACGGCATCTACAACGCGACGCTGTTTACCCTGCTGTACGTCGCCATCCAGTTCGGCGGGTCCCAGCCGATGTGA
- a CDS encoding MinD/ParA family ATP-binding protein, which yields MILAVAGGKGGVGKSTVAYNLGAALTDSGSSSASSAHRAVVVDADLSMANLPVGRGPDLHDVLAGRACPLEAVRHGVVSVLPCGRSLAGARAADLRRLADTVRAVEREYGDVVVDCPAGMRSDAGVPLAVADACLLVSTPDPFAVADVVRTRELARELDCGLVGVVLNRADDVPKRTIETFERLLGAPVTCLPTDAALARSLETGRPLGADDADPATGRLSRLADTVDAARH from the coding sequence GTGATTCTCGCCGTCGCGGGCGGCAAAGGCGGCGTGGGCAAGTCGACCGTCGCCTACAACCTCGGCGCCGCACTCACCGACTCGGGTTCGTCTTCGGCGTCGTCGGCGCACCGAGCCGTCGTCGTCGACGCCGACCTGAGTATGGCGAACCTCCCCGTCGGACGCGGTCCGGACCTCCACGACGTCCTCGCCGGCCGCGCGTGCCCGCTCGAAGCGGTCCGCCACGGCGTCGTGTCGGTTCTCCCGTGCGGTCGCTCGCTCGCCGGCGCGCGGGCGGCCGACCTGCGGCGTCTCGCCGACACCGTCCGGGCGGTCGAGCGGGAGTACGGCGACGTCGTCGTCGACTGCCCCGCGGGCATGCGCTCCGACGCCGGCGTCCCGCTCGCCGTCGCCGACGCCTGTCTCCTCGTCTCCACTCCCGACCCGTTCGCGGTGGCCGACGTGGTCCGGACGCGCGAACTCGCGCGCGAACTCGACTGTGGCCTCGTCGGCGTGGTGCTCAACCGTGCCGACGACGTCCCCAAGCGGACCATCGAGACGTTCGAGCGACTCCTCGGCGCGCCGGTCACGTGCCTCCCGACGGACGCGGCGCTCGCGCGCTCGCTGGAGACGGGCCGTCCGCTCGGCGCAGACGACGCAGACCCCGCGACCGGTCGGCTCTCGCGACTCGCCGATACGGTCGACGCGGCGCGCCACTGA
- a CDS encoding DUF7857 domain-containing protein — protein sequence MTHPSDSGHPRERARPTHPIRRNDYDHDHDRAVDSEDDCAHASGSTRAGPLVAEWEFTRTDDATLVTVHVTNTHAAPRTVRLENRLDGPALPPRRRGVVEAGWDEDGMTRRVPGEERVSVGYACHAPPKTPPVEIHDGPDDATTDETPMARALRSLGDHAPPRCVVSPDVSTGSDPALAPGSPRESASTPPAEPAPEDDQSTESVGEDDDHATEPADDDGGHAVAETTFDTGGEECGLVPPTAGPSSEAVPVTVAAWFRAVEARLAAADRLAGDVEEATPVIASLGGRAGVEVLGTTLEADAAALARVAARASELAGRVDGADVPDLEGPR from the coding sequence ATGACGCATCCGTCGGACTCGGGGCACCCACGAGAACGTGCCCGCCCGACCCACCCAATCCGCCGGAACGACTACGACCACGACCACGACCGCGCTGTCGACAGCGAAGACGACTGTGCGCACGCGTCCGGTTCGACCCGGGCCGGTCCGCTCGTGGCCGAGTGGGAGTTCACACGCACGGACGACGCGACGCTCGTGACGGTCCACGTGACGAACACGCACGCCGCTCCCCGAACGGTCCGCCTCGAAAACCGTCTCGACGGACCGGCCCTCCCGCCGCGGCGTCGCGGCGTCGTCGAGGCGGGCTGGGACGAGGACGGGATGACGCGGCGCGTTCCCGGCGAGGAGCGAGTGTCGGTCGGTTACGCGTGTCACGCGCCGCCGAAGACCCCGCCGGTCGAGATACACGACGGGCCGGACGACGCGACGACCGACGAGACGCCGATGGCTCGGGCGCTCCGGTCGCTCGGCGACCACGCCCCGCCTCGATGCGTCGTCTCGCCCGACGTATCCACCGGTTCCGACCCCGCTCTCGCCCCCGGGTCACCCCGTGAATCCGCGTCGACACCTCCGGCCGAGCCAGCACCCGAGGACGACCAGTCGACCGAATCGGTGGGCGAGGACGACGACCACGCGACCGAGCCAGCGGACGACGACGGCGGCCACGCTGTCGCGGAAACGACGTTCGACACGGGCGGGGAGGAGTGTGGCCTCGTCCCTCCGACCGCTGGTCCGTCGTCGGAGGCCGTCCCCGTGACCGTCGCGGCGTGGTTCCGCGCCGTGGAGGCGCGACTCGCCGCCGCCGACCGACTCGCAGGCGACGTCGAGGAGGCGACGCCCGTCATCGCGTCGCTCGGTGGCCGTGCCGGCGTCGAGGTACTCGGGACGACGCTCGAAGCCGACGCGGCCGCGCTCGCTCGCGTCGCGGCCCGCGCGAGCGAACTCGCGGGCCGCGTCGACGGAGCGGACGTTCCCGACCTGGAGGGGCCGCGGTGA
- a CDS encoding DUF7856 family protein, whose product MSFVPTRIPAPRRRPGEVVVSIDGVSFRGRALDLRGADLSPEAVATAVEAAATPGASVRRRPRVQVDCEPARPVHAHVTRIPPPPSFDLYDALVAAARSNGHVPPSVRSLERARTDLADLAGPDSVDLSSAKRRVADAGTRERRLDERVATLRGRLEALREVGADTTAVETELADAVGSLTEVETERIAAEQRLRQVERVARSARDRRQRRLRLTDRVDNLRRRARHELVSEAFDAFADALGSIPGDVEVGRDPASYEGDPTTAALAVAHVARVDAPLVLSVDRFGSPGEAATRLDVPVIRT is encoded by the coding sequence GTGAGCTTCGTCCCGACGCGGATTCCCGCACCGCGCCGCCGACCGGGGGAAGTCGTCGTCTCGATCGATGGTGTCTCGTTCCGCGGCCGCGCGCTCGACCTCCGCGGCGCCGACCTCTCGCCCGAGGCGGTCGCGACTGCGGTCGAGGCGGCGGCGACGCCGGGAGCGTCCGTCCGTCGACGACCGCGGGTGCAGGTCGACTGTGAGCCTGCCCGCCCGGTCCACGCGCACGTGACCCGGATTCCGCCACCGCCCTCGTTCGACCTCTACGACGCGCTCGTCGCCGCTGCGCGCTCGAACGGCCACGTTCCGCCTTCGGTCCGCTCCCTGGAACGCGCCCGCACTGACCTCGCCGACCTCGCCGGTCCCGACTCGGTCGACCTGTCGTCGGCGAAGCGCCGTGTCGCCGACGCCGGCACCAGAGAGCGCCGACTCGACGAGCGCGTCGCGACCCTTCGGGGGCGGTTGGAGGCGCTCAGGGAGGTCGGCGCCGACACGACGGCGGTCGAGACGGAACTCGCTGACGCGGTCGGATCGCTCACCGAGGTCGAGACCGAGCGCATCGCCGCCGAACAGCGGCTTCGACAGGTCGAGCGCGTCGCGCGGTCCGCACGCGACCGGAGACAGCGACGCCTCCGTCTCACAGACCGCGTCGACAACCTCCGGCGTCGGGCCCGCCACGAACTCGTCTCAGAAGCGTTCGACGCGTTCGCCGATGCGCTCGGGTCGATTCCCGGCGACGTCGAGGTCGGACGCGACCCGGCCTCGTACGAGGGGGACCCGACGACCGCTGCGCTCGCCGTGGCCCACGTCGCCCGCGTCGACGCGCCGCTCGTCCTGTCGGTCGACCGCTTCGGGTCGCCCGGGGAGGCCGCCACCCGCCTCGACGTCCCCGTCATCCGGACGTGA
- a CDS encoding DUF7855 family protein, with amino-acid sequence MLLVVTYSRAARTSLRNVCRTHDETVVRRFGRAALLDDTHHGAFLALRLVEKHGADVHVELTRPLNEFADVPDEVRAAARAYEDRDSPSTPYHAFVRDTDHPSPSTLRGRHL; translated from the coding sequence GTGCTGCTCGTGGTGACCTACTCGCGCGCGGCCCGGACGTCGCTCCGCAACGTGTGTCGTACTCACGACGAGACCGTCGTCCGTCGGTTCGGTCGTGCGGCGCTCCTCGACGACACCCACCACGGCGCGTTCCTCGCGCTCCGACTCGTCGAGAAACACGGCGCGGACGTCCACGTCGAACTGACCCGCCCGCTGAACGAGTTCGCCGACGTGCCCGACGAGGTGCGCGCGGCCGCCCGAGCGTACGAGGATCGCGACTCGCCGAGCACGCCGTACCACGCGTTCGTCCGCGACACCGACCACCCGTCGCCGTCGACGCTCCGCGGGCGCCACCTGTGA
- a CDS encoding DUF7854 family protein translates to MDRISALRNIEDALRTFERGEVDLATTERQVVNVLRTYATDFEGEDELAAYRADGDERAEGLVVVATSPEEAEARVRDLLDADDDLHVTVDRLG, encoded by the coding sequence ATGGACCGCATCTCCGCGCTTCGCAACATCGAGGACGCGCTCCGGACGTTCGAGCGCGGCGAGGTCGACCTCGCCACGACGGAGCGACAGGTGGTGAACGTCCTGCGCACCTACGCGACCGACTTCGAGGGTGAGGACGAACTGGCCGCGTACCGCGCCGACGGCGACGAGCGGGCGGAGGGGCTGGTCGTCGTCGCCACGTCCCCCGAGGAGGCTGAGGCGCGCGTCAGGGACTTACTCGACGCGGACGACGACCTCCACGTCACCGTCGACCGCCTCGGCTGA
- a CDS encoding (2Fe-2S)-binding protein, whose amino-acid sequence MTHDITLTVNGTEHELSVEPRTLLIHALRDEMGYTGPNVGCESSMCGACTVHLDGDAVKSCTLLAVQVDGAEVTTVEGLADDGEFHPIQQGFQEEHGLQCGYCTPGMMMTSLQLLEENPDPSEAEIREALEGNLCRCTGYQNIVRAVENAAETMRSQKQELAADGGGD is encoded by the coding sequence ATGACACACGACATCACACTCACGGTAAACGGCACCGAACACGAACTGAGCGTCGAACCGCGGACGCTTCTCATCCACGCGCTGCGCGACGAGATGGGGTACACGGGACCGAACGTCGGCTGTGAGAGCAGCATGTGCGGTGCCTGTACGGTCCACCTCGACGGCGACGCGGTCAAGTCCTGTACGCTCTTGGCGGTGCAAGTCGACGGCGCGGAGGTCACGACCGTCGAAGGGCTGGCCGACGACGGGGAGTTTCACCCCATCCAGCAGGGCTTTCAGGAGGAACACGGCCTGCAGTGCGGCTACTGCACGCCCGGGATGATGATGACGTCACTCCAGTTGCTGGAAGAGAACCCCGACCCCTCCGAAGCGGAGATTCGCGAGGCCCTCGAAGGCAACCTCTGTCGGTGTACGGGCTATCAGAACATCGTCCGCGCCGTCGAGAACGCGGCCGAGACGATGCGCTCGCAGAAGCAGGAACTCGCCGCGGACGGGGGAGGTGACTGA